Proteins from a genomic interval of Narcine bancroftii isolate sNarBan1 chromosome 12, sNarBan1.hap1, whole genome shotgun sequence:
- the LOC138746633 gene encoding uncharacterized protein, which produces MLGPRDKNWARGPGWLDPGTGTGHGAPGTGTGHVAPGVVGPSDTDTVTVNGATVAVGPRDRNWVRGSRDRNWARGSGCGRSQRHKDGNYARDSRCIKTQGQQQGTGFPLQSDPGTGTVHGAPGERQELGTELPHARTQGQELGPGSRLVGPRDRNWARGSRLVGPRDRNWARGTRLAGPRDRNWARGSRCGRSQRHRHGNCERGYRCSRTQGQELGTGFSRQELGTELPHARTQGQELGPGSRLVGPRDRNWARGSRLVGPRDRNWARGTRLAGPRDRNWARGSRCGRSQRHRHGNCERGYRCSRTQGQELGIGTGHGAPGVVGPNDTKMGTVHGTHGSFKPRDSNWARGSRCSRTQGQELCTGLPGQELGTGLPVGRTQGQELGTGLPVGRTQGQELGTGHPVWTATGHEARSSQLVGPRDGNWARGYQLVGRRGRNWARGTQCGLSQRHRGQELGTGFPLQSDPGTGTVHWAPGKVGPRDRNWARVSRMVGPRDRIGTGHGAPGVVGPNDTKMGTMHGTHGALRPRDSNRARGSRCSRTQGQELCTGLPGQGLRTRIPDGRTQGQELGTVFPVGPTQGQELGTWLPLWSVPATQRRDRNWARSYRMLGPRDKNWARGPGWLDPGTGTGHGAPGTGTGHVAPGVVGPSDTDTVTVNGATVAVGPRDRNWVRGSRDRNWARGSGCGRSQRHKDGNYARDSRCIKTQGQQQGTGFPLQSDPGTGTVHGAPGERQELGTELPHARTQGQELGPGSRLVGPRDRNWARGSSDTDTVTVNGATVAVGPRDRNWVRGSRDRDCAQGSRLVGPRDRNWARGYQLVGRRDRNWARGTQCGTGTGHGVPVAVGPRDRNCALGSRDRNWARGSGCGRSQRHKDGNYARDSRCIKTQGQQQGTGFPLQSDPGTGTVHGAPGIGTGHGAPGVVGPNDTKMGTMHGTHGALRPRDSNRARGSRCSRTQGQELCTGLPRQELGTELPHARTQGQELGPGSRLVGPRDRNWARGSRDRNWARGSRCGRSQRHRHGNCERGYRCSRTQGQELGTGFSGQELDTGLPVGRTQGQELGTGLPVGRTQGQELGTGHPVCRTQGQELGTGFSVRRT; this is translated from the exons atgctcggacccagggacaagaactgggcccGGGGTCCCGGTTGgttggacccagggacaggaactgggcacggggctccag ggacaggaactgggcacgtggctcccggtgtggtcggtcccagcgacacagacacggtaactgtgaACGGGGCTaccgttgcagtcggacccagggacaggaactgggtacggggttctcg ggataggaactgggcacggggctccgggtgtggtaggtcccaacgacacaaagatgggaactaTGCACGGGACTCACGGTGCATTAAGACCCAGGGACAGCAacagggcacggggttcccgttgcagtcggacccagggacaggaactgtgcacggggctcccggtgag agacaggaactgggcacggagctaccgcatgctcggacccagggacaagaactgggcccGGGGTCCCGGTTGgttggacccagggacaggaactgggcacggggctccaggTTGgttggacccagggacaggaactgggcacggggcacccggttggccggacccagggacaggaactgggcacgtggctcccggtgtggtcggtcccagcgacacagacacggtaactgtgaACGGGGCTaccgttgcagtcggacccagggacaggaactgggtacggggttctcg agacaggaactgggcacggagctaccgcatgctcggacccagggacaagaactgggcccGGGGTCCCGGTTGgttggacccagggacaggaactgggcacggggctctaGGTTGgttggacccagggacaggaactgggcacggggcacccggttggccggacccagggacaggaactgggcacgtggctcccggtgtggtcggtcccagcgacacagacacggtaactgtgaACGGGGCTaccgttgcagtcggacccagggacaggaactgg ggataggaactgggcacggggctccgggtgtggtaggtcccaacgacacaaagatgggaactgtgcacgggactCACGGTTCATTCAAACCCAGGGACagcaactgggcacggggttcccgttgcagtcggacccagggacaggaactgtgcacggggctcccg ggacaggaactgggcacggggctcccggttggtcggacccagggacaggaactgggcacggggctaccAGTTGGTCGGACGCAGGggcaggaactgggcacggggcacccagtgtg gacagcgacggggcacgaggcacgaagctcccagttggtcggacccagagatgggaactgggcacggggctaccAGTTGGTCGGACGCAGGggcaggaactgggcacggggcacccagtgtggtctgtcccagcgacacaga ggacaggaactgggcacggggttcccgttgcagtcggacccagggacaggaactgtgcactggGCTCCCGgtaaggtcggacccagggacaggaactgggcacgggtctcccggatggtcggacccagggaca ggataggaactgggcacggggctccgggtgtggtaggtcccaacgacacaaagatgggaactaTGCACGGGACTCACGGTGCATTAAGACCCAGGGACAGCAacagggcacggggttcccgttgcagtcggacccagggacaggaactgtgcacggggctcccg ggacagggactgcgcacgaggatcccggatggtcggacccagggacaggaactgggcacggtgttcCCAGTTGGACCaacacagggacaggaactgggcacgtggctcccattgtggtcggtcccagcgacacagagacg agacaggaactgggcacggagctaccgcatgctcggacccagggacaagaactgggcccGGGGTCCCGGTTGgttggacccagggacaggaactgggcacggggctccag ggacaggaactgggcacgtggctcccggtgtggtcggtcccagcgacacagacacggtaactgtgaACGGGGCTaccgttgcagtcggacccagggacaggaactgggtacggggttctcg ggataggaactgggcacggggctccgggtgtggtaggtcccaacgacacaaagatgggaactaTGCACGGGACTCACGGTGCATTAAGACCCAGGGACAGCAacagggcacggggttcccgttgcagtcggacccagggacaggaactgtgcacggggctcccggtgag agacaggaactgggcacggagctaccgcatgctcggacccagggacaagaactgggcccGGGGTCCCGGTTGgttggacccagggacaggaactgggcacggggctccag cgacacagacacggtaactgtgaACGGGGCTaccgttgcagtcggacccagggacaggaactgggtacggggttctcg ggacagggactgcgcacaaggatcccggttggtcggacccagggacaggaactgggcacggggctaccAGTTGGTCGGacgcagggacaggaactgggcacggggcacccagtgtg ggacaggaactgggcacggggttcccgttgcagtcggacccagggacaggaactgtgcactggGCTCCCG ggataggaactgggcacggggctccgggtgtggtaggtcccaacgacacaaagatgggaactaTGCACGGGACTCACGGTGCATTAAGACCCAGGGACAGCAacagggcacggggttcccgttgcagtcggacccagggacaggaactgtgcacggggctcccg ggataggaactgggcacggggctccgggtgtggtaggtcccaacgacacaaagatgggaactaTGCACGGGACTCACGGTGCATTAAGACCCAGGGACAGCAacagggcacggggttcccgttgcagtcggacccagggacaggaactgtgcacggggctcccg agacaggaactgggcacggagctaccgcatgctcggacccagggacaagaactgggcccGGGGTCCCGGTTGgttggacccagggacaggaactgggcacggggctccag ggacaggaactgggcacgtggctcccggtgtggtcggtcccagcgacacagacacggtaactgtgaACGGGGCTaccgttgcagtcggacccagggacaggaactgggtacggggttctcg ggacaggaactggacacggggctcccggttggtcggacccagggacaggaactgggcacggggctaccAGTTGGTCGGacgcagggacaggaactgggcacggggcacccagtgtg tcggacccagggacaggaactgggtacggggttctcggtgagacggacctaa